CGGTTTTTGGGGTTTGAGCCCAGGAACTGGGCGAAAGAGTTAAAGCCTCGGGTGGAGCGGAGCGGAATCCGTGGAAAACAGAATCGGTGGCGATGAATTCAGCCGTCGCCCAGGCCACGCTGACCGGTGATGAATGCCACGGATTCCATTCGCTGACGCTCATTGCACCCGAGGCTTGAAGAATGTCACCCGCTTCGCGGGTTCAAATCCGCTCATTTTTTCAACTCTTCACTGGCATCACTAACCACTAACCACTAACCACTAACCACTAATCAAATTCTTCATTCCTCCCATACCCGCCCCCGCCTGGGGTTTCAATCCGTAGCCGGTCGCCAGCGTTGAGCTTGAGATTCACCTTGCCGGGCAATTCAGTTTCAACTCCGTCGTGGATCACAAGATTGCACCCAGACTGGCCGGAATTACCGCCAAATAATCCATACGGGGTGCTGGTGCGGCGCTCGGAAATAACGGTAACTTCAGTTTCCCCAAGCATTTCATATTCACGAACCAGTCCTTCGCCTCCTCGAAACTGTCCATTTCCACCGCTTCCTTTTCGCAATCCATACTGACGGACTCGAACCGGCAAATAATGTTCAATCGCTTCGACCGGGGTATTGCGGGTGTTGCTCATATGGGTGTGAACGCCACTGATTCCATCCAAACCGGCTCGACCACCCATCCCACCGCCCAGGGTTTCATAGTAGGCAAACGGCTTCCCGGACCTGAAGTCAGTTCCTCCGAGCGTCACATTATTCATAGTTCCCTGGCTGGCCGCCTGAATGCGGTCTGGAAGAGCCTGCGCTAAGGCCCCAAGCAGGACATCCGTAATTCGTTGCGAAGTTTCAACGTTACCACCAGCCACAGCGGCAGGTCGGTTGGCATTGACAATGGAGCCTGCCGGCGCCTGAACTTTCACCGCCCGGGCAATACCCGCGTTATACAGGATATTTTCTGTCACCAGGCATCGAAAAGCATACAGGGTTGCCGACAAGGTCATCGCAAAATTGGCGTTGACGCCGCCTTTGGTTTGCGGGTCGCTGCCTGAAAAATCAACTTCAGCCTGGTCACCCGCGATTTTGACAGTGGCACAAATCCGAATCGGATGCTGGCTGAAGCCATCGTCATCAAGGGCGTCTTCGAAAAAATAGGTTCCATCCGGAATTTCAGCAATTGTCGCCCGCATCACCCGTTCAGTGTAGTTCTGTAAGGCTGCGGCCTGGGTTTCAACCCGCCCCTGCCCGTATTTGGCGACCATGTGGAGCAACCGCTGTTCAGCCGTGCGGTTGGCGGCAATTTGGGCCGCGATATCGCCTTCGCGTTCGGTCGGAGTTCGAACATTCGCCAAAATCAGCGCCAACACATCCCGCACCATTTTTCCACGGCTGACCAGCTTGATTGGAGGAATGATCAGCCCTTCCTGAAACAGTTCCGACGCCAGCGGCATGGATCCAGGACTCATTCCACCGACATCCGAATGGTGCGCCCGGTTGGCAACATAAAAAGCCAGCGTTCGGCGGCCACGTGTTCGCTTCGTCGGCGCGAAGACCGGAGAGACAAAGGTGATGTCCGGCAGATGGGTGCCGCCGCAGAACGGGTCATTGACAATGACCACATCGCCTTCTTCCATTGGAACGGCCTCAATGGCGGCCTGAACCGAAAGCGGCATGGCCCCAAGGTGAACTGGCATATGGTCGCCCTGGGCAATCGTTTCGCCACGGGCATCATAGACGGCACATGAAAAATCAAGGCGCTCTTTGATATTGGGGGAAAACGCCGTGCGACACAGCGTCACACCCATTTCCTCGGCAATCGAAACGAACAGATTTTTAAAGACTTCAAATTCAATGGGTTGGAAAGGCATGGGCTTAGGGTTCAGGGTTCGGGGTTCGGGGTTCGGGGTTCGGGGTTCGGGGTTCGGGGTTCAGGGTTCGGGGTTCAGGGTTCAGGTTAACATTCTTTGAATTCAATGAGTTTATAAGTTTATTTAACAATCTTCCGACTTGTTGACTTAATTGCCAAACTAATTTGGCTTCCTCACGGGTGGTAAACTGCAACCGAATGGAAATTATAAGATGAGTTTCAACTTCCATAAGCGAGCCTTTGGCAATTGAAAGGTGGTGCAAATACTGTTCCACAAAACATATTAAGTTGCTATATGCTTTGCTCCGAGGGTTTTGCCGCGTGAGCGGATTGCCTTCGGAAGTTTCGTTCTCAGAGTGGCTGGCAGGTCGTGACGAGCCTCTGGCGCTCTCCCCTGTGGACAGGTC
This genomic stretch from Acidobacteriota bacterium harbors:
- a CDS encoding hydantoinase B/oxoprolinase family protein codes for the protein MPFQPIEFEVFKNLFVSIAEEMGVTLCRTAFSPNIKERLDFSCAVYDARGETIAQGDHMPVHLGAMPLSVQAAIEAVPMEEGDVVIVNDPFCGGTHLPDITFVSPVFAPTKRTRGRRTLAFYVANRAHHSDVGGMSPGSMPLASELFQEGLIIPPIKLVSRGKMVRDVLALILANVRTPTEREGDIAAQIAANRTAEQRLLHMVAKYGQGRVETQAAALQNYTERVMRATIAEIPDGTYFFEDALDDDGFSQHPIRICATVKIAGDQAEVDFSGSDPQTKGGVNANFAMTLSATLYAFRCLVTENILYNAGIARAVKVQAPAGSIVNANRPAAVAGGNVETSQRITDVLLGALAQALPDRIQAASQGTMNNVTLGGTDFRSGKPFAYYETLGGGMGGRAGLDGISGVHTHMSNTRNTPVEAIEHYLPVRVRQYGLRKGSGGNGQFRGGEGLVREYEMLGETEVTVISERRTSTPYGLFGGNSGQSGCNLVIHDGVETELPGKVNLKLNAGDRLRIETPGGGGYGRNEEFD
- a CDS encoding four helix bundle protein produces the protein MHHLSIAKGSLMEVETHLIISIRLQFTTREEAKLVWQLSQQVGRLLNKLINSLNSKNVNLNPEPRTLNPEPRTPNPEPRTPNPEP